Proteins encoded in a region of the Mucispirillum schaedleri ASF457 genome:
- a CDS encoding TorD/DmsD family molecular chaperone: protein MLENYLNDLYKIFKGSEVVYQFISRSYFEPVSDTYFQMLNDLKECLIMLKSDSNTLLNNGIEGISNVISERNCIEYNKLAAYDTEILMEYTSLFCLGSVAIPMSESVYTSQNNLEMQEARDDMLKLFSIEKINPRKLYNEPEDHIGFETYLMALYNNIGAELVEQKDYLSLEILVDKQLYVHNKHFSKWIKKFTANIHNSPIKKIYYNKLAEFTEGYINENYIFLQDIKNILAETKN from the coding sequence ATGTTAGAAAATTATTTAAATGATTTATACAAAATATTTAAAGGCAGTGAAGTTGTATACCAATTTATTTCTCGCTCATATTTTGAGCCTGTAAGTGATACATATTTCCAAATGCTTAATGATTTAAAAGAGTGCTTGATAATGCTGAAAAGTGACAGTAATACACTTTTAAACAATGGTATAGAAGGTATATCTAATGTTATAAGTGAAAGAAACTGTATAGAATATAATAAACTGGCAGCCTATGATACAGAGATACTAATGGAATATACTTCTCTTTTTTGTTTAGGGTCTGTGGCAATACCAATGTCAGAATCTGTGTATACATCTCAAAATAATCTTGAAATGCAGGAAGCAAGAGATGATATGCTTAAACTTTTCAGCATAGAAAAAATAAACCCAAGAAAACTTTATAATGAGCCTGAAGACCATATTGGTTTTGAAACATATCTTATGGCTCTTTATAATAATATAGGTGCAGAATTAGTTGAGCAAAAAGATTATTTATCACTTGAAATATTAGTAGACAAACAACTTTATGTCCATAATAAGCATTTTTCTAAATGGATAAAAAAATTCACTGCTAATATTCATAATTCTCCAATCAAGAAAATTTATTATAACAAATTAGCAGAATTTACAGAAGGTTATATTAATGAAAATTATATTTTTCTTCAAGATATTAAAAATATTCTTGCAGAAACAAAAAATTAG
- a CDS encoding cell division protein FtsX: MSSKLTYLFMRGVIRFFVILRSNFLSFLTLTTVIFMYHVFWVAGSGTAGFLNHLSQANTIRVYLANNNDIIAEQILSSIKVLDNVTSAKYYSQKDAKAFAVANAPKAATLESFAEEFFPSFIEIYPSDTLEETLDKIVTEAGHIKGVDEVSYGKEYMIKFKAIGRGAWLFITAMSVLFALSAVFVVYNTIKLSLYKYKEEIKLYSLVGATRPFISVPYLFGSFFLSLFAYLCSLIIFAAVFIPFNSRILIQAGINIYDVPDIKYFILSCIIVCIIGVISARASVISFLKQVSSINED, translated from the coding sequence ATGAGCTCTAAGCTTACCTATCTTTTTATGCGTGGTGTGATTAGGTTTTTTGTTATATTACGCAGTAATTTTCTTTCTTTTTTAACTCTTACTACTGTTATTTTTATGTATCATGTTTTCTGGGTGGCAGGCTCAGGCACAGCAGGTTTTTTAAACCATTTATCACAGGCTAATACAATAAGGGTATATCTTGCAAATAATAATGATATTATAGCGGAACAAATATTGTCATCTATAAAAGTGCTTGATAATGTTACAAGTGCAAAATATTACAGTCAGAAAGATGCAAAGGCTTTTGCAGTTGCAAATGCACCAAAAGCTGCTACTCTTGAAAGTTTTGCAGAAGAGTTTTTCCCGTCGTTTATAGAGATTTATCCAAGTGATACATTAGAAGAAACTCTTGATAAAATAGTTACAGAAGCAGGACATATTAAAGGAGTAGATGAAGTAAGCTATGGCAAAGAATATATGATAAAATTTAAAGCAATAGGCAGAGGAGCATGGCTTTTTATTACAGCAATGAGTGTGCTTTTTGCTTTGTCAGCTGTTTTTGTAGTGTATAATACTATTAAACTCTCATTATACAAATATAAGGAAGAAATTAAGCTTTATTCTCTTGTGGGAGCAACCAGACCTTTTATATCAGTGCCTTATTTATTTGGGTCATTTTTTTTATCATTATTTGCATACTTATGCAGCCTGATTATTTTTGCAGCAGTTTTCATTCCTTTTAACAGTCGCATATTAATTCAGGCAGGTATTAACATATATGATGTGCCAGATATAAAATATTTTATATTATCATGTATAATTGTATGTATAATAGGTGTGATTTCTGCAAGAGCAAGTGTTATATCATTTTTAAAACAGGTATCATCTATCAATGAAGATTAA
- a CDS encoding murein hydrolase activator EnvC family protein, producing the protein MKIKFILTGLLLLFYTVCVYAQTASLEEINRNIRSEEAELKKLQSEKMSITKQISVLSSKISNYHILISELNKEKKRCESNINSIRSSIIKVSKEIDENKKDIAKSNMYVIDNMGYSDIKIITTSEKPQDTVKILEILGKAGVNLRLKIDKLNEDVKTLKNLKVEEEARVLELASLEESRNSAVKELQSEKKRYNSMMTMIKHDEAGRKEYIELLKFQRKELDDQIQLQAEKDTNAESIYQQKNSANNNQGRIKTFGEDKPVMTAMADDSPFGRLVKKLPTPVNGKIIEQYGEHIVADAGIKIMHKGIKISPAGTTQVKAVADGMVVFADNVKNFNNLVIIDHGSSYYTVYGNMDTLLVETGKKIRQSDILGDIIVDPAVDNPYLYFELRKKEQALNPNLWFKKG; encoded by the coding sequence ATGAAGATTAAGTTTATACTAACTGGTTTATTACTTTTATTTTATACTGTTTGTGTATATGCTCAGACTGCATCATTAGAAGAAATAAATAGAAATATTCGCAGTGAAGAAGCGGAGCTTAAAAAACTGCAGTCAGAAAAAATGAGTATTACAAAGCAGATAAGTGTATTATCATCTAAAATATCCAACTATCATATTCTTATTTCTGAGCTTAATAAGGAAAAGAAAAGGTGTGAAAGCAATATAAACAGTATACGCAGCAGTATAATAAAAGTTTCAAAAGAAATAGATGAAAATAAAAAGGATATTGCAAAAAGCAATATGTATGTGATAGATAATATGGGTTATTCAGATATTAAGATTATCACCACATCAGAAAAGCCGCAAGATACTGTTAAAATTCTTGAAATATTAGGAAAAGCAGGTGTTAATTTAAGGCTGAAAATAGATAAGCTTAATGAAGATGTAAAAACCCTTAAAAACCTTAAAGTAGAAGAAGAAGCCAGAGTTTTAGAGCTTGCATCATTAGAAGAAAGCAGGAATAGTGCTGTTAAAGAATTGCAGTCAGAAAAAAAACGCTATAATTCTATGATGACTATGATTAAGCATGATGAAGCAGGCAGGAAAGAATATATTGAGCTTTTAAAATTTCAAAGAAAAGAGCTTGATGACCAGATACAATTACAGGCAGAAAAAGATACAAATGCAGAATCTATTTATCAGCAGAAAAATAGTGCAAATAATAATCAGGGCAGGATAAAAACCTTTGGTGAAGATAAGCCTGTTATGACAGCTATGGCAGATGATTCACCATTTGGCAGGCTTGTAAAAAAACTTCCTACTCCTGTAAATGGAAAAATAATAGAGCAGTATGGCGAGCATATAGTGGCAGATGCTGGCATTAAGATAATGCATAAAGGTATAAAAATATCTCCAGCAGGCACAACTCAGGTAAAAGCTGTAGCAGACGGCATGGTAGTTTTTGCAGATAATGTAAAGAATTTTAATAATCTTGTAATTATTGATCATGGCTCATCATACTATACTGTTTATGGAAATATGGATACTCTGCTTGTAGAAACAGGTAAAAAAATTCGTCAAAGTGATATATTAGGCGATATTATAGTAGACCCTGCAGTAGATAATCCGTATCTTTATTTTGAGCTTCGGAAAAAAGAGCAGGCATTAAATCCTAATTTATGGTTTAAAAAAGGTTGA
- a CDS encoding cell division ATP-binding protein FtsE gives MVKFVNVGVSFVGEYQALNNVNVEIKRGEFVYIIGRSGAGKSTFLRLIYADLLPSRGVVSIESRDINLMSRIEVPFLRRQIGVVFQDYKLLENVSVFDNVKLGLDIFYMKRSAARERIWPLLKRMGIFEKRDDIVKNLSGGEKQRVAVARALINDPKIILADEPTGNLDQENAENIMAVLRECIDTGATVIMATHDKFLREKYPAREIELEKGKVMRDEVRNEL, from the coding sequence TTGGTAAAGTTTGTTAATGTTGGTGTTTCCTTTGTTGGTGAATATCAGGCTTTAAATAATGTTAATGTGGAAATAAAGCGTGGTGAGTTTGTATATATAATAGGCAGGTCAGGGGCAGGCAAGTCTACATTTTTAAGACTTATATATGCCGATTTACTTCCAAGCCGTGGAGTTGTCTCTATTGAAAGCAGAGATATTAATTTAATGAGCAGAATAGAAGTGCCCTTTTTACGCCGTCAGATAGGTGTAGTATTTCAGGACTATAAACTTTTAGAAAATGTATCAGTCTTTGATAATGTAAAACTAGGGCTTGATATATTTTATATGAAACGCAGTGCAGCAAGAGAGCGTATATGGCCTTTGCTTAAAAGAATGGGAATATTTGAAAAGCGTGATGATATAGTTAAAAACTTATCAGGTGGAGAAAAGCAGCGTGTAGCTGTTGCAAGAGCATTAATTAATGACCCTAAAATTATTTTAGCAGATGAGCCGACTGGTAATTTAGACCAGGAAAATGCTGAAAATATTATGGCAGTATTAAGAGAATGTATAGACACTGGTGCTACAGTAATTATGGCTACCCACGATAAATTTTTACGGGAAAAATATCCAGCCCGAGAAATAGAGCTTGAAAAAGGTAAAGTTATGAGAGATGAGGTGAGAAATGAGCTCTAA
- a CDS encoding 4Fe-4S dicluster domain-containing protein, whose protein sequence is MQYGFVFDQSRCMGCNACTVSCKDWNQVKSGLVRWRKHVGHEKTNEGYDVTTRTSILQNVENLVMSCNHCDRPACVKACSSNAISKDANTGIVSIDREKCIGVLACITACPFGAIGIADDYQEPEKQGGWQISHPAQKCNMCIDRVNDGQEPVCVASCVGRAIHWGPIDELKRDYPAAVTINKNKFPYAYQNDNEDTGPSFLIIPRNPLNIIFKTH, encoded by the coding sequence ATGCAATACGGATTTGTATTTGACCAATCAAGATGTATGGGCTGCAATGCCTGCACTGTATCATGTAAAGACTGGAATCAGGTAAAATCAGGTTTAGTTAGATGGAGAAAACATGTGGGACATGAAAAAACTAATGAAGGATATGATGTTACCACACGGACTTCAATATTGCAAAATGTTGAAAATTTAGTTATGAGCTGTAACCACTGTGATAGACCAGCATGTGTAAAAGCATGCTCCAGCAATGCAATTTCAAAAGATGCTAACACAGGCATAGTATCTATAGATAGAGAAAAATGTATAGGAGTATTAGCTTGTATTACTGCCTGCCCATTTGGCGCGATTGGTATAGCAGATGACTATCAGGAACCTGAAAAACAAGGTGGATGGCAGATTTCTCACCCAGCACAAAAATGTAATATGTGTATAGACAGAGTAAATGATGGGCAGGAGCCTGTATGTGTTGCAAGTTGTGTAGGCAGAGCAATCCACTGGGGACCAATTGATGAGTTAAAAAGGGATTACCCAGCAGCAGTTACTATAAATAAAAACAAATTTCCTTATGCTTACCAAAATGATAATGAGGATACAGGACCATCTTTCTTAATTATACCAAGAAATCCATTAAATATTATATTTAAAACACACTAA
- a CDS encoding acetyl-CoA carboxylase biotin carboxyl carrier protein subunit, with translation MKMKITLHGVAYEVEVELLDEVEGYGTLSGLPPVPRFVQSHPMPTNQSNDGILPPPSRAAAGAAAAAAANAGGKTIISPVGGTIVEVKAKAGDAVKSGQELLILEAMKMQTSINSPVDGTIKSINVSAGDTVRESQVLVEFQ, from the coding sequence ATGAAAATGAAAATTACTCTCCACGGTGTAGCTTACGAAGTAGAAGTTGAGCTTTTAGATGAAGTAGAAGGTTATGGCACATTAAGCGGTCTTCCACCTGTTCCAAGATTTGTTCAGTCACATCCTATGCCAACAAACCAAAGCAACGATGGAATATTACCACCACCAAGCAGAGCAGCAGCAGGTGCAGCAGCAGCCGCAGCAGCAAATGCAGGTGGCAAAACTATTATATCACCAGTTGGCGGCACAATAGTTGAAGTAAAAGCAAAAGCTGGCGATGCAGTTAAAAGTGGTCAAGAATTATTAATATTAGAAGCTATGAAAATGCAGACATCAATTAACTCACCAGTTGATGGCACTATAAAATCTATTAATGTTTCAGCAGGTGATACTGTTCGTGAAAGCCAAGTGCTTGTAGAGTTTCAATAG
- a CDS encoding sodium ion-translocating decarboxylase subunit beta: MDILMNFIDTGALGGMLTYKHVIMLIVGGIFLYLAIAKQYEPLLLVPIGFGIIVGNIPADPVLEMGLYDHNSVLGFLYKGVELGIYPPLIFLGVGAMTDFSAMLSQPRLMLLGAAAQIGVFITFLGSLFLGFTLKEAAAIGIIGGADGPTAIFVASKLAKDYLPVITLAGYSYMALVPVLQPPVIRLLTTKKERMIKMPPSKPVSKRMRVLFPIFTFIIVSMIDPGALILIGMLCLGNLLRESGVTERLAKTARTVVIDTVVIILGLTVGASTQADKFLTPESLKIFGLGAIAFCIATGSGVLFAKIMNLFTKNKINPIIGAAGVSAVPLAARVCQVEGAKADPSNFLIMHAMAPNVAGVIGSAVAAGVFISKYAAG, translated from the coding sequence ATGGATATTTTAATGAATTTTATTGATACAGGTGCCTTAGGTGGTATGCTTACATATAAGCATGTGATTATGCTTATTGTAGGTGGTATTTTCCTGTATCTTGCAATAGCAAAACAATACGAACCACTGCTTCTTGTGCCTATTGGTTTTGGTATTATTGTTGGCAATATTCCAGCAGACCCTGTGCTGGAAATGGGTTTGTATGACCATAATAGTGTATTAGGCTTTTTGTATAAAGGTGTAGAGCTTGGTATTTATCCACCGCTTATATTTTTAGGTGTTGGAGCTATGACAGATTTTTCTGCTATGCTTTCACAGCCTAGACTTATGCTTTTAGGTGCAGCTGCTCAGATAGGTGTGTTTATAACATTTTTAGGCAGTTTATTTTTAGGCTTTACATTAAAAGAAGCGGCAGCAATAGGTATTATTGGTGGTGCAGATGGACCTACTGCAATATTTGTGGCAAGTAAACTTGCAAAAGATTATCTGCCTGTTATTACTCTGGCAGGGTATTCTTATATGGCACTTGTTCCAGTGCTGCAGCCGCCTGTAATCAGGCTTTTAACAACTAAAAAAGAGCGTATGATAAAAATGCCGCCGTCTAAACCAGTATCAAAAAGAATGAGAGTATTATTTCCAATATTCACATTTATTATTGTTTCTATGATAGACCCCGGTGCATTAATATTAATCGGTATGCTATGCCTTGGTAATTTATTAAGAGAATCTGGAGTAACAGAGCGTCTTGCTAAAACAGCAAGAACAGTTGTAATAGACACTGTTGTTATTATTTTAGGCTTAACAGTAGGTGCATCTACTCAGGCAGATAAATTTTTAACACCAGAATCACTTAAAATCTTTGGTTTAGGTGCAATCGCTTTCTGTATAGCAACAGGTTCAGGGGTTTTATTTGCAAAAATTATGAATTTATTTACTAAAAATAAAATCAACCCAATTATTGGGGCAGCAGGTGTTTCTGCCGTTCCACTTGCTGCCAGAGTATGTCAGGTAGAGGGTGCAAAAGCAGACCCATCTAACTTTTTAATTATGCATGCTATGGCACCAAATGTTGCGGGTGTAATTGGCTCTGCTGTTGCAGCAGGTGTATTTATTTCAAAATATGCAGCAGGTTAG
- a CDS encoding twin-arginine translocation signal domain-containing protein, whose product MGKETNVLKSLEESSVSRRSFLKGTAALGAMAAMYGCSKDGSSDIIYGGGLAAQLVSRKTL is encoded by the coding sequence ATGGGAAAAGAAACTAATGTTTTAAAATCATTAGAAGAAAGCTCAGTATCAAGGCGTTCCTTTTTAAAAGGCACAGCAGCACTTGGTGCAATGGCTGCCATGTATGGCTGCTCTAAAGATGGCAGTTCAGATATTATATACGGGGGGGGGCTGGCGGCTCAACTGGTGAGCAGGAAAACATTGTAA
- a CDS encoding OadG family protein, with protein sequence MAEYTSIQLAQADINTTATTQAVNNSRDFHDTIGEGLLVTATGVGVVFAVLVIMIIFINLFKALEPMLDKIGLMFAKKDNKGEVVLPNSQEEQNIDNTTLVLISAAVAAYTHNKARVRRVRVLPSKAKQGGNWAMQARSALQSSHSGKK encoded by the coding sequence ATGGCTGAATATACAAGTATACAGCTTGCACAGGCTGATATAAATACTACTGCCACAACTCAGGCTGTAAATAACAGCAGAGATTTTCATGATACAATAGGTGAAGGTCTGCTTGTTACAGCTACAGGTGTTGGGGTTGTATTTGCAGTGCTTGTTATTATGATTATTTTTATTAATCTTTTTAAAGCATTAGAGCCAATGCTTGATAAAATAGGCTTAATGTTTGCAAAAAAAGATAATAAAGGCGAAGTTGTGCTGCCAAATTCACAGGAAGAGCAAAATATTGATAATACTACATTAGTTCTTATTAGTGCAGCAGTTGCAGCATATACTCATAATAAAGCACGAGTGAGACGAGTTAGAGTGTTACCATCTAAGGCAAAACAAGGCGGTAACTGGGCTATGCAGGCACGCAGTGCATTGCAGTCTTCCCATAGTGGAAAAAAATAA
- a CDS encoding molybdopterin-dependent oxidoreductase, producing MSNPQSRACSRCRSYAGRLYSPSRMKYPLKQTKKRGDLTGFVRITWEQAMKEIAQRYNAILQKYGSEAIYNHMSSGQQGPYQRGGGNGASSVFAAVIGPLSGGYLHQGYNYSAHSASYFGTTYTGAYGKSNTTQLMQRNTGSLFLWGSHQLTSSNPYAYSAIISAQTIRDKGGRVWHMSPTLEDTGITLATDWVQLNPLTDVALISAIIYEMLVNTFNPDGSIKEDAYLDVDYLDTMVYGFFASPEYYIDSTTGNISLTSQNGYTKVNAVPAGYSYADYILGNEDNRLAEAKYGTAINGKVNYNSLEFSKSSQKVRGGRCKLGKDNTVGANAAYYYKKDLRKAKSPEWAEGICGVPAATIKEMAKNICDTVKAGKGVLHHCSNGWQRNAEGVNYLFALQNLSIISKGWGVDGAGYYQAAAYNAQYDTEIPKLVYKTANSDKANYANTVPKLPSCSMWHAGVKFAFADELKRNGYTGRYIPDMDMNKFTAGYSYADDANIKSFVKHKLSSTFKNSSILDYINQNHNSAERYEVGPDGYYAVEMNGNKPVYSGIRFVYTAAGNAIINQHMNSNDTAEMLECLPFYPEDPSNADGFCYIALDTNFSPTMRWADYALPGTANWEMTDIINGAGASQQIYMPKVIDGPGESKSTFEMNKLLAKYLVEIDGGYYAGLNSEFASRNDTPNSLIEQAFNNNDEAKGRWGTFENYQKDGYILGKPVALNDAKSLSENAILTAFNDYKATDMTIPFIQASSGAGVINTFDGQSCRTGTGNDYKHYIVDTNDPKMSYRFHVLSDVMVWEYEHRNEKFHGYLPIEERGNKNTDNQGDPLVYNIPVFFDYRDYFKQAYGKDLFKDNNNKPFFNLGTHIRYRSHSTFNESPLVRELGKYAIGGKASTDTDIFADVLPDFADINPPYNTKLTLKRLTPVGQAGCGYEALWMNPSDAYEKGIKDGDLVKVYNPIGSVHAVAKLSNRMSKGVTLLPQGGWYDPDANGIDDGGCSNTLCASTPTRCDHGNAQMSIVVFVEKA from the coding sequence GTGAGTAATCCTCAAAGCCGTGCATGTTCTAGATGTAGAAGCTATGCAGGTCGTCTTTATTCTCCCAGCAGAATGAAATATCCATTAAAACAAACTAAAAAACGCGGTGATTTAACAGGTTTTGTTCGCATCACATGGGAACAGGCTATGAAAGAAATTGCTCAAAGATATAATGCAATTTTGCAAAAATATGGTTCTGAAGCAATATATAATCATATGTCAAGTGGTCAGCAGGGTCCATATCAGCGTGGTGGTGGTAATGGTGCATCATCTGTATTTGCAGCGGTTATTGGACCATTAAGTGGTGGTTATCTGCACCAGGGTTATAACTATAGTGCACATTCTGCTTCATATTTTGGCACAACATATACAGGTGCATACGGTAAAAGTAACACTACCCAGTTAATGCAAAGAAACACAGGAAGCTTGTTTTTATGGGGTTCTCATCAGCTTACTTCTTCTAATCCTTATGCTTATTCTGCAATAATCAGTGCTCAAACTATCAGAGACAAAGGTGGCAGAGTATGGCATATGAGTCCAACTCTTGAAGATACAGGTATTACTCTTGCAACAGACTGGGTTCAGCTTAATCCGTTGACAGATGTTGCACTTATTTCAGCCATTATCTATGAAATGCTTGTAAATACATTTAATCCTGATGGTTCTATAAAAGAAGATGCTTACTTAGATGTAGATTATCTTGATACTATGGTTTATGGCTTTTTTGCTTCTCCAGAATATTATATAGACAGCACAACAGGAAATATCAGCCTTACATCACAAAATGGATATACAAAAGTTAATGCAGTTCCTGCTGGATATTCTTATGCTGATTATATATTAGGTAATGAAGATAATCGTTTAGCAGAAGCAAAATATGGCACAGCAATAAATGGTAAAGTAAACTATAACTCTTTAGAATTTTCAAAATCATCTCAGAAAGTAAGAGGTGGAAGATGCAAACTTGGAAAGGATAATACTGTTGGTGCAAATGCAGCATATTATTATAAAAAAGATTTAAGAAAAGCAAAATCTCCAGAATGGGCAGAAGGTATATGTGGTGTTCCAGCTGCTACAATTAAGGAAATGGCTAAAAATATATGTGATACAGTAAAAGCAGGGAAAGGTGTTCTTCATCATTGCAGTAATGGATGGCAAAGAAATGCAGAAGGTGTAAACTATTTATTTGCATTACAAAACCTTTCAATTATTTCAAAAGGCTGGGGTGTAGACGGTGCAGGCTATTATCAGGCTGCTGCATATAATGCTCAATATGATACAGAAATTCCTAAACTTGTATACAAAACAGCAAACAGTGATAAAGCAAACTATGCAAATACTGTTCCAAAACTTCCATCATGCTCAATGTGGCATGCTGGTGTAAAATTTGCATTTGCTGATGAATTAAAAAGAAATGGATATACTGGCAGATATATTCCTGATATGGATATGAATAAATTTACAGCTGGTTATTCTTATGCAGATGATGCAAATATCAAATCATTTGTAAAACATAAATTAAGTTCCACATTTAAAAACAGCTCTATATTAGACTATATTAATCAAAATCATAATTCTGCAGAACGCTATGAAGTAGGTCCTGATGGATATTATGCAGTAGAAATGAATGGCAATAAACCTGTATATTCAGGTATTAGGTTTGTATACACTGCAGCAGGTAATGCAATTATTAATCAGCATATGAATTCAAATGATACAGCAGAAATGCTTGAATGTCTGCCATTTTATCCAGAAGACCCATCAAATGCAGACGGTTTTTGCTATATAGCTCTTGATACTAACTTTTCACCAACTATGCGCTGGGCAGACTATGCACTTCCTGGCACAGCTAACTGGGAAATGACTGATATTATCAATGGTGCTGGTGCTTCTCAACAAATATATATGCCTAAAGTAATAGATGGACCAGGTGAATCTAAATCTACTTTTGAAATGAATAAATTATTAGCAAAATATTTAGTAGAAATAGATGGTGGATATTATGCAGGATTAAACAGCGAGTTTGCTTCAAGAAATGATACTCCAAATTCATTAATTGAACAGGCATTTAATAATAATGATGAAGCAAAAGGACGGTGGGGAACTTTTGAAAATTATCAAAAAGATGGCTATATTCTTGGTAAGCCAGTTGCTTTAAATGATGCTAAGTCTTTATCTGAAAATGCAATACTTACTGCATTTAATGACTATAAAGCAACAGATATGACTATTCCATTTATTCAAGCAAGTAGTGGAGCAGGTGTTATTAATACATTTGATGGTCAGTCTTGTAGAACAGGGACAGGCAACGACTATAAGCATTATATAGTAGATACTAATGATCCTAAAATGTCATATCGTTTTCATGTATTATCTGATGTTATGGTATGGGAATATGAGCATAGAAATGAAAAATTTCATGGTTATCTTCCTATTGAAGAAAGGGGAAATAAAAATACTGATAATCAGGGCGACCCACTTGTTTATAATATTCCCGTATTTTTTGATTATAGAGATTATTTTAAACAAGCTTATGGAAAAGATTTATTTAAAGATAATAACAACAAACCATTCTTTAACCTTGGCACTCATATACGATATCGTTCCCACTCTACATTTAATGAAAGTCCGCTTGTAAGAGAACTTGGGAAATATGCTATAGGTGGAAAAGCTTCAACAGATACTGATATATTTGCAGATGTGCTTCCAGATTTTGCAGATATAAACCCTCCATATAATACTAAACTTACATTAAAAAGGCTTACTCCTGTTGGTCAAGCAGGATGTGGATATGAAGCTTTATGGATGAATCCGTCTGATGCGTATGAAAAAGGCATTAAAGATGGCGACCTTGTGAAAGTATATAATCCTATTGGCTCTGTCCATGCTGTTGCTAAATTATCTAATAGAATGAGTAAAGGTGTAACATTACTTCCACAGGGTGGCTGGTATGACCCAGATGCAAATGGCATAGATGATGGCGGCTGTTCAAATACACTTTGTGCATCAACCCCAACACGCTGTGACCATGGCAATGCTCAAATGTCAATAGTAGTATTTGTAGAGAAAGCTTAG
- a CDS encoding helix-turn-helix domain-containing protein, with the protein MIGKKLKVLLKQTGKRQIDLARHLGISASRLSNYLSDKREPDFQMLSEMAYFLGVDLNYFSNKNFKKKRKDDIFEIAEDGYVHGSERESIVKVAISPVNGKKKGITTNTIPVSGLFLLGTKNPEENVTVFEVNSEVPAFIAGDNDYFICVKCSATPLNDGDMIFENGRNMKFYRFYRDKDFVVLINMENNKEHLRVTSMSELEGFHKVLWLIKKY; encoded by the coding sequence ATGATAGGGAAAAAGCTCAAAGTGCTGCTAAAACAGACTGGCAAAAGGCAAATTGACCTTGCAAGACATTTAGGTATCTCTGCATCTCGTTTGTCTAACTATTTAAGTGATAAAAGAGAACCAGATTTCCAAATGCTTTCTGAAATGGCATACTTCCTTGGCGTTGATTTAAACTATTTTTCTAACAAAAACTTTAAAAAGAAACGCAAAGATGATATTTTTGAAATAGCTGAAGATGGTTATGTTCATGGCAGCGAAAGAGAAAGCATTGTTAAAGTTGCCATCTCACCTGTTAATGGCAAAAAGAAAGGTATTACCACAAACACTATTCCTGTTAGTGGTCTTTTCCTTTTAGGCACAAAAAATCCAGAAGAAAATGTTACTGTGTTTGAAGTAAACAGCGAAGTTCCTGCTTTTATTGCAGGGGATAATGATTACTTTATATGCGTAAAATGCTCTGCTACTCCACTTAATGATGGTGATATGATATTTGAAAATGGCAGAAATATGAAATTTTACCGCTTTTACAGAGATAAAGATTTCGTTGTTCTTATTAATATGGAAAACAATAAAGAACATTTAAGAGTTACTTCTATGAGCGAATTAGAAGGTTTTCACAAAGTTCTTTGGTTAATAAAAAAATATTAA